In Pectobacterium aroidearum, the following are encoded in one genomic region:
- a CDS encoding sensor histidine kinase has product MVSQIDLILSLLQQMCVYLVIAYLLSKTPLFIPLMQVTIRLPHKLVCYLVFSVFCIMGTYFGLHIDDSIANTRATGAVLGGMLGGPSVGFLVGLTGGLHRYSMGGMTALACMLSTIAEGLLGGLLHRYLARRNRIDLLFQPLVVGLTALVAECLQMAIILLVARPFDNAAELVRDIALPMMITNTIGSAMFMRILLDRRAIFEKYTSAFSAKALQIAARAEGALRQGFNPQNSMRVARILYEELGVGAVAITDRDKLLAFIGLGDDHHNVGAPITSSHTRRAIDNNQVVYADGNEVSYTCSVSSHCKLGSTLVIPLRGEDQRVVGTIKLYEPKNKLFSSINRTLGEGIAHLLSAQILTGRFEQQKQLLAQSEIKLLHAQVNPHFLFNALNTLSAVIRRNPDHARQLVLSLSTFFRKNLKRSNDEVSLNDELEHVNAYLEIEKARFADHLTVDISLPEALREARLPAFSLQPIVENAIKHGISQMIESGHIHISGRLHANTLELSVEDNAGTYQPRSGGDGLGMNLVDRRIKARYGNRYGITVVSEADKFTRVEVRVPLISARKALEQMDSVA; this is encoded by the coding sequence ATGGTTAGCCAGATTGATCTCATTCTTTCCCTGTTACAGCAGATGTGTGTTTATCTGGTTATCGCCTATCTGCTCAGCAAGACACCGCTGTTCATCCCGCTAATGCAGGTCACCATTCGCCTGCCACACAAGCTGGTGTGCTATCTGGTTTTTTCCGTGTTTTGCATTATGGGAACCTACTTCGGCCTGCATATAGACGATTCGATTGCCAATACCCGTGCGACCGGTGCCGTGCTCGGGGGCATGCTGGGCGGCCCTTCCGTTGGCTTTCTCGTCGGGTTAACGGGCGGATTACACCGCTATTCAATGGGAGGCATGACCGCGCTGGCCTGTATGCTGTCGACCATCGCCGAAGGCCTGCTCGGCGGGTTACTGCATCGCTATCTGGCACGCCGTAATCGTATCGATCTCCTGTTTCAGCCCCTCGTCGTCGGGCTGACCGCACTGGTTGCAGAATGTTTGCAAATGGCGATTATTCTGCTGGTCGCCCGTCCATTTGATAACGCCGCAGAGCTGGTGAGGGACATTGCGCTACCGATGATGATCACCAATACCATCGGTTCCGCCATGTTTATGCGCATCCTGCTCGACAGACGCGCCATTTTTGAAAAATACACCTCTGCATTTTCCGCCAAGGCGCTGCAAATCGCCGCCCGCGCCGAAGGGGCGCTACGTCAGGGGTTTAATCCACAAAACAGTATGCGCGTTGCCCGTATTTTGTATGAAGAGCTGGGTGTCGGTGCCGTGGCGATTACCGATCGCGATAAACTGCTGGCCTTCATCGGGCTAGGCGACGATCACCACAATGTCGGCGCGCCCATTACGTCATCACACACGCGCCGGGCGATAGACAACAATCAGGTGGTGTACGCCGACGGCAACGAGGTGTCCTACACCTGTTCGGTGTCATCACACTGCAAACTCGGGTCCACGCTGGTAATCCCGCTGCGTGGCGAAGATCAGCGCGTTGTCGGCACGATCAAGCTTTATGAGCCCAAAAACAAGCTATTTTCCAGCATTAACCGTACGCTGGGAGAAGGGATCGCCCACCTGCTTTCCGCACAGATTCTGACAGGTCGTTTTGAACAGCAGAAACAGCTGCTGGCGCAATCGGAAATCAAGCTACTGCACGCGCAGGTCAACCCGCATTTTCTGTTCAACGCGCTGAATACGCTGTCCGCCGTGATACGGCGCAACCCGGATCACGCTCGCCAACTGGTGCTGTCTCTGTCGACGTTTTTCCGTAAAAACCTCAAGCGCAGCAACGATGAAGTGTCGCTCAATGACGAGCTGGAGCACGTTAACGCCTATCTCGAAATCGAAAAAGCACGCTTTGCCGATCACCTGACGGTAGACATTTCGCTGCCGGAGGCGCTGCGTGAAGCACGATTACCCGCATTTTCTCTGCAACCGATTGTCGAAAATGCGATTAAGCACGGTATCTCACAGATGATTGAAAGTGGACACATCCACATCAGCGGACGCTTGCACGCCAACACGCTGGAACTGTCAGTAGAAGATAATGCGGGCACCTATCAGCCCCGCAGCGGTGGCGATGGATTAGGCATGAATTTGGTCGACCGCCGTATCAAAGCACGCTACGGCAACCGCTACGGCATCACGGTAGTCAGCGAAGCGGATAAATTCACCCGAGTCGAAGTGCGCGTCCCGCTGATTTCAGCGCGTAAGGCATTGGAACAGATGGATAGTGTGGCGTGA
- the glgB gene encoding 1,4-alpha-glucan branching enzyme, with the protein MSAFSDAINSLISGHYADPFSLLGMHHSSEGLEVRALLPDAQAAWVVDASNGRKIVELERIDERGFFCGLVPRRKNAFRYQLAVTWREETWVIEDPYRFGPLLQDMDIWLLAEGTHLRPYERLGAHLETLDGVEGTRFAVWAPNAQRVSVVGQFNFWDGRRHPMRLRRENGIWELFLPDVKAGQLYKYEMIDSHGSIRLKADPYAFEAQMRPDTASLITPLPEKVPTSDARREANGLRSPISIYEVHLGSWRRHTDNNFWLSYQELAKQLIDYVQYMGFTHVELMPINEHPFDGSWGYQPLGLYAPTRRFGTAQEFRAFVDALHDAGINVLLDWVPGHFPGDEYGLAQFDGTALYEYADPREGYHQDWNTLIYNYGRHEVRNYLAGNALFWMERYGIDGLRVDAVASMIYRDYSRSEGEWVPNHYGGKENLEAIAFLRYTNHMLGHAAPAAITLAEESTDYPGVTLPPDCNGLGFHYKWNMGWMHDTLAYMQHDPVHRKYHHDLLTFGMLYAYSENFVLPLSHDEVVHGKRSLLDRMPGDVWQKFANLRAYYGFMWAYPGKKLLFMGGEFAQGREWNHDASLDWHLLDEPEGWHRGVQTLVRDLNHYYRQQPSLYQLDFQPQGFEWLVVDDRENSVFAFVRRDEQGNEVLVVSNFTPVPRYGYRIGINQPGGWREVINTDSVHYNGSDLGNVGTIYSEEWGSHQRQHSLVLTIPPLATLYLVKEA; encoded by the coding sequence ATGTCAGCGTTTTCTGATGCGATTAATTCACTTATTTCCGGGCATTATGCCGATCCGTTTTCGCTGTTAGGTATGCATCATTCTTCTGAAGGCCTTGAGGTTCGGGCTCTGCTGCCGGATGCGCAGGCCGCTTGGGTGGTTGATGCCAGCAATGGACGAAAAATCGTTGAGCTGGAACGTATAGACGAACGCGGTTTTTTTTGTGGTCTGGTGCCGCGCCGGAAAAACGCTTTCCGTTATCAATTGGCCGTGACCTGGCGTGAAGAAACCTGGGTGATTGAAGATCCTTACCGCTTTGGCCCGCTGTTGCAGGATATGGATATTTGGCTGCTGGCCGAAGGCACCCATCTGCGGCCTTACGAGCGGCTGGGTGCCCATCTGGAAACGCTGGACGGGGTTGAAGGTACGCGTTTTGCCGTGTGGGCACCCAATGCTCAGCGCGTTTCGGTAGTGGGGCAGTTCAACTTCTGGGATGGTCGCAGGCACCCGATGCGGTTGCGTAGGGAGAATGGCATTTGGGAGCTGTTTCTTCCCGATGTAAAAGCGGGGCAGCTCTACAAATATGAAATGATCGATAGCCACGGCAGCATCCGGTTGAAGGCCGATCCGTATGCGTTTGAAGCGCAGATGCGCCCGGATACCGCCTCGCTAATTACGCCGTTGCCTGAGAAAGTCCCAACCAGCGATGCCCGGCGTGAGGCGAATGGCCTGCGTTCGCCTATCTCCATTTATGAAGTTCACCTCGGTTCCTGGCGGCGGCATACGGATAACAATTTCTGGCTGAGCTATCAGGAATTGGCGAAGCAACTGATTGATTATGTGCAGTACATGGGTTTCACGCATGTGGAGCTGATGCCGATTAACGAACACCCGTTCGATGGTAGCTGGGGCTATCAACCGCTGGGGCTCTATGCGCCAACGCGCCGTTTCGGCACCGCGCAGGAGTTCAGGGCGTTTGTTGATGCACTCCATGATGCGGGCATTAACGTCTTACTGGACTGGGTTCCCGGACATTTTCCCGGTGACGAATACGGTTTGGCACAGTTTGACGGCACTGCGCTGTATGAATACGCCGATCCGCGTGAAGGCTATCATCAGGACTGGAACACGCTGATTTATAACTATGGTCGCCATGAGGTGCGTAACTATCTGGCGGGCAACGCGCTGTTCTGGATGGAGCGATATGGCATCGACGGGCTGCGGGTAGACGCCGTGGCTTCCATGATTTACCGCGACTACAGCCGCAGCGAAGGCGAGTGGGTGCCGAACCATTACGGCGGTAAAGAGAACCTCGAGGCGATTGCGTTTCTGCGCTACACCAATCACATGCTGGGCCATGCCGCACCGGCAGCGATCACGCTGGCTGAAGAGTCGACCGATTATCCGGGTGTCACGCTGCCGCCGGATTGCAACGGGTTAGGGTTTCACTACAAATGGAATATGGGCTGGATGCACGACACGCTGGCCTATATGCAGCACGATCCGGTTCACCGCAAATATCATCACGATTTGCTGACATTCGGCATGTTGTACGCCTACAGCGAGAACTTCGTGCTGCCGCTGTCTCACGATGAAGTGGTACATGGCAAACGTTCGCTGCTGGATCGCATGCCCGGCGATGTCTGGCAAAAATTTGCCAATTTACGCGCCTATTACGGTTTTATGTGGGCCTATCCCGGTAAGAAACTGCTGTTTATGGGGGGCGAATTTGCGCAGGGGCGTGAATGGAACCATGACGCCAGTCTGGACTGGCATCTGCTGGATGAACCGGAAGGTTGGCACCGTGGCGTGCAAACGCTGGTACGCGATCTCAACCATTACTATCGCCAGCAGCCGTCGCTGTATCAGTTAGATTTTCAGCCGCAGGGTTTTGAATGGCTGGTGGTGGACGATCGGGAAAATTCAGTTTTTGCCTTTGTCCGGCGTGATGAGCAGGGCAACGAAGTGCTGGTGGTCAGTAACTTTACGCCGGTGCCACGTTATGGCTATCGGATTGGCATTAACCAGCCCGGCGGCTGGCGAGAAGTCATCAACACCGATTCTGTTCACTACAACGGTAGCGATTTGGGCAATGTTGGGACGATTTATAGTGAGGAATGGGGCAGCCATCAGCGCCAGCACTCTCTTGTTCTGACTATTCCGCCGCTTGCTACGCTGTATCTGGTGAAGGAGGCGTAA